In Streptomyces sp. NBC_00433, a single genomic region encodes these proteins:
- a CDS encoding LLM class flavin-dependent oxidoreductase, whose protein sequence is MTPRTDRKPMHLNAFLMSVGHHEAAWRLPESPASGGTDIAHYQNLARIAERGKLDSLFLADSPVLMGDPGRRPANKLEPTVLLTALAAVTEHIGLIATASTSYNEPYNLARRFASVDHVSGGRAGWNIVTTAGADAARNFGLDDTPLHRDRYLRAAEFVDVATKLWDSWADDAVVADKESGVHARADRVRKFAHKGAYFRVDGPLNVQRSPQGYPLLVQAGSSEDGKDFAARYAEAVFTAQQTLEEAIAFSKDVKQRAIGFGRDPEGIKILPGIVPVIGDTEEQARALDDELDRLIRPEFAVTQLSKTLRVDPATLDLDRELPDDIPSEDEIEGAKSRFTLIVELARRERLTVRQLIGRLGGGRGHRTFAGTAEQVADTIEHWYDAGAADGFNIMPAVLPSGLELFVDRVVPILQERGLFRTEYTGRTLREHYGLPRPANRLFDTVDTSAGHLGIALTEVS, encoded by the coding sequence ATGACTCCCAGGACTGACCGCAAGCCGATGCACCTGAACGCGTTCCTGATGTCGGTCGGGCACCACGAGGCGGCCTGGCGGCTGCCGGAGAGCCCCGCCTCCGGCGGCACCGACATCGCGCATTACCAGAACCTCGCGCGGATCGCGGAGCGCGGCAAGCTCGACTCGCTGTTCCTGGCCGACAGCCCCGTCCTGATGGGCGACCCGGGACGCCGCCCCGCCAACAAGCTGGAACCCACCGTGCTGCTGACCGCGCTCGCCGCCGTCACCGAGCACATCGGGCTGATCGCCACCGCCTCCACCAGCTACAACGAGCCCTACAACCTGGCCCGCAGGTTCGCCTCCGTCGACCATGTCTCCGGCGGCCGGGCCGGCTGGAACATCGTCACCACCGCGGGCGCCGACGCCGCACGCAACTTCGGCCTCGACGACACCCCGCTGCACCGCGACCGCTACCTGCGGGCCGCCGAGTTCGTGGACGTCGCCACCAAGCTGTGGGACAGCTGGGCCGACGACGCGGTCGTCGCCGACAAGGAGTCGGGCGTCCACGCACGCGCCGACCGGGTGCGGAAGTTCGCGCACAAGGGCGCGTACTTCAGGGTGGACGGACCGCTGAACGTACAGCGCTCCCCGCAGGGCTACCCGCTGCTCGTGCAGGCAGGCTCCAGCGAGGACGGCAAGGACTTCGCCGCCCGCTACGCCGAAGCGGTCTTCACCGCCCAGCAGACCCTCGAAGAGGCCATCGCCTTCTCCAAGGACGTCAAGCAGCGCGCCATCGGCTTCGGCCGCGACCCCGAGGGCATCAAGATCCTGCCCGGCATCGTGCCCGTCATCGGCGACACCGAGGAGCAGGCGCGGGCCCTGGACGACGAGCTGGACCGGCTGATCCGGCCCGAGTTCGCGGTCACGCAGCTGTCCAAGACGCTGCGCGTCGACCCGGCGACGCTGGACCTGGACCGCGAACTGCCCGACGACATCCCCTCCGAGGACGAGATCGAGGGCGCCAAGAGCCGCTTCACCCTCATCGTGGAGCTGGCCAGGCGCGAGCGGCTGACCGTACGGCAGCTCATCGGCCGGCTGGGCGGCGGGCGCGGCCACCGCACCTTCGCCGGCACCGCCGAGCAGGTCGCCGACACCATCGAGCACTGGTACGACGCGGGCGCCGCCGACGGCTTCAACATCATGCCCGCGGTGCTGCCGTCGGGACTGGAGCTGTTCGTGGACCGGGTGGTGCCGATCCTCCAGGAGCGGGGCCTCTTCCGCACCGAATACACCGGCCGCACCCTGCGCGAGCACTACGGGCTGCCGCGCCCCGCGAACCGCCTCTTCGACACCGTCGACACCAGTGCCGGGCACCTCGGCATCGCGCTCACGGAGGTTTCGTGA
- a CDS encoding ABC transporter ATP-binding protein/permease produces MTDCRTTTPGPAATAAGPAGPPAGWVRRLGGYCLRHRGDLLAAFTGAVVAAVATAVLPLVLRHVVDAVAGGAGGPLGWWIALLAGLGLARFAAGYTRRYRAGRLSLGVQYDLRNDAFAALLRLGGAQQDDLRTGQIVSRSISDITLIQTLLQFLPNMTGNALMFLVSLVFMALLSPLLTVVALVVGPLLWLIALRSRKDLFPANWHAQQEAAEVASTVEAAVTGVRVVKGFGQEQRELAALEGNARRLFSSRLRVVRYTSRYTPALQAVPALGQVAVLALGGWLALHGRISLGTFLAFTSYLGSFVTPVRQVATLLTVWQQARAGTERVLEVIDEAPAVTDAPGAADLPAGPPALSWQDVTFGYGNGHEPLLRGLTLDIAPGETVALIGPAGSGKSTAAALLPRFYDVASGAVKVGGTDVRDLRLDSLRGAIGYVFEESLLLSDTVRANIAYGDPDVSDERIAWAARVARADGFVEGLPQGYDTVVGEQGLTLSGGQRQRVALARALLGDPAVLILDDATSAIDARVESEIHTGLRTATRRPTTLIVAHRRSTLELADRIAVLDGGRVVDTGTMDELRSRSALFRSLLSAADVTEPAGTGTEAPADQPAEYVPDAGDEPALPAVTARLWRRTAAPAGRRSDDADLKAAQAMAISSATAGRGRGGPGASVLGAAPPTPELLEGLARMPLPDADPDVPAGQTRAADPHFGLRALIRPFRLPLLLGLLLVAADAVAQIAVPILVRHGVDNGVARHSGAALLAAAGAAAAVVGTDWLIGVAQTRTTGRTGERLLYTLRVKTYAQLQRLGLDYYERELGGRIMTRMTTDVDALSNFLQTGLITAVVSLLTVVGVLVALLVIDAGLAVVLLCALPLLIGGTAVFRRRSVPAYHEARERISAVNACLQENVTAIRVTQAFRREDRNARDFAALAWAFRDSRLRAQRYIATFFPFVELLGVLSTAAVLAVGAGQVRSGGLTAGTLIAFLLYVDLFFSPIQQLSQVFDGYQQAVVGLGRLRTLMRTPTGTPAAAAPLPVTALRGEIAFDQVSFGYAGGGGQEVLHGVSLRIAPGETVALVGATGAGKSTVMKLIARFYDPTSGAVLIDGHDLRDLDLAAFRARLGVVPQEAHLFSGTVRDAIAYGRPGASDAEVEAAARAVGAHDMVAALPLGYLQPVGERGRNLSAGQRQLLALARAELVDPDILLLDEATASLDLATESRVAAATEALTRRRTTLVVAHRLTTAARADRVVVIDRGTVVETGTHTALLAAQGPYRMLWDAFRQTGASATVDQLAPAAAPHCDPTPDHLVNGRAR; encoded by the coding sequence GTGACGGACTGTAGAACGACCACTCCCGGGCCGGCCGCCACGGCGGCCGGCCCGGCCGGGCCGCCCGCCGGCTGGGTCCGCCGGCTCGGCGGCTACTGTCTGCGGCACCGGGGCGACCTGCTCGCCGCCTTCACCGGCGCGGTGGTCGCCGCGGTCGCCACCGCGGTCCTGCCGCTGGTCCTGCGGCATGTGGTCGACGCCGTCGCGGGAGGCGCCGGCGGCCCGCTCGGCTGGTGGATCGCGCTGCTCGCCGGACTCGGCCTGGCCCGGTTCGCGGCCGGCTACACCCGCCGCTACCGGGCCGGCCGGCTGTCGCTCGGGGTGCAGTACGACCTCCGCAACGACGCCTTCGCGGCGCTGCTGCGGCTCGGCGGCGCCCAGCAGGACGACCTGCGCACCGGGCAGATCGTCAGCCGCTCCATCTCCGACATCACCCTGATCCAGACACTGCTGCAGTTCCTGCCGAACATGACCGGCAACGCCCTGATGTTCCTGGTCTCGCTGGTCTTCATGGCGCTGCTGTCCCCGCTGCTGACCGTGGTGGCCCTGGTCGTCGGCCCGCTGCTGTGGCTGATCGCGCTGCGCAGCCGCAAGGACCTCTTCCCGGCGAACTGGCACGCGCAGCAGGAGGCCGCCGAGGTCGCCTCCACCGTCGAGGCCGCCGTCACCGGTGTCCGGGTCGTCAAGGGCTTCGGGCAGGAGCAGCGCGAACTGGCGGCCCTGGAAGGCAACGCCAGGCGGCTTTTCTCCTCCCGGCTGCGGGTCGTGCGCTACACCAGCCGCTACACGCCCGCCCTGCAGGCCGTCCCCGCACTCGGACAGGTCGCGGTGCTCGCGCTCGGCGGCTGGCTCGCCCTGCACGGCCGGATCTCGCTGGGCACCTTCCTCGCCTTCACCAGCTACCTCGGCTCGTTCGTCACCCCGGTCCGCCAGGTCGCCACCCTGCTCACCGTCTGGCAGCAGGCCAGGGCGGGCACCGAGCGCGTCCTGGAGGTCATCGACGAGGCCCCGGCCGTCACCGACGCGCCCGGCGCCGCCGACCTGCCCGCCGGACCGCCCGCGCTGAGCTGGCAGGACGTCACCTTCGGCTACGGCAACGGGCACGAGCCGCTGCTGCGCGGCCTCACCCTCGACATCGCACCCGGCGAGACCGTCGCCCTCATCGGCCCGGCCGGCTCGGGCAAGTCCACCGCCGCCGCCCTGCTGCCGCGCTTCTACGACGTCGCGTCCGGCGCCGTGAAGGTCGGCGGCACCGATGTGCGCGACCTGCGGCTCGACTCGCTGCGCGGCGCCATCGGCTACGTCTTCGAGGAGAGCCTGCTGCTGTCCGACACCGTGCGGGCCAACATCGCCTACGGCGACCCCGACGTGTCCGACGAGCGGATCGCCTGGGCCGCGCGGGTCGCCCGCGCCGACGGATTCGTCGAAGGACTGCCGCAGGGCTACGACACCGTCGTCGGCGAGCAGGGCCTGACCCTGTCCGGCGGGCAGCGGCAGCGGGTCGCACTGGCCCGCGCCCTGCTCGGCGACCCGGCCGTGCTGATCCTGGACGACGCCACGTCCGCGATCGACGCCCGCGTGGAGTCCGAGATCCACACCGGCCTGCGCACCGCGACCCGCCGGCCCACCACCCTGATCGTCGCGCACCGCAGATCCACCCTCGAACTCGCCGACCGCATCGCCGTACTGGACGGCGGCCGGGTGGTCGACACCGGCACCATGGACGAACTGCGCTCCAGGTCCGCGCTCTTCCGCAGCCTGCTGTCCGCCGCCGACGTCACCGAGCCCGCGGGGACCGGCACCGAGGCGCCCGCCGACCAGCCCGCGGAATACGTACCCGACGCCGGGGACGAGCCGGCGCTGCCCGCCGTCACCGCCCGCCTGTGGCGGCGTACCGCCGCGCCCGCGGGCCGGCGCAGTGACGACGCCGACCTCAAGGCCGCCCAGGCGATGGCCATCAGCTCCGCCACCGCGGGCCGCGGCCGCGGCGGGCCCGGCGCCTCCGTGCTCGGCGCCGCACCGCCCACCCCCGAACTGCTCGAGGGCCTCGCCAGGATGCCGCTGCCCGACGCCGACCCCGACGTCCCCGCCGGCCAGACCAGGGCCGCGGACCCGCACTTCGGACTGCGGGCGCTGATCCGCCCCTTCCGGCTGCCGCTGCTGCTCGGGCTGCTGCTGGTCGCCGCGGACGCCGTCGCGCAGATCGCGGTGCCGATCCTGGTCAGGCACGGCGTCGACAACGGCGTCGCCCGGCACTCCGGCGCCGCCCTGCTGGCCGCCGCGGGCGCGGCCGCGGCCGTCGTCGGCACCGACTGGCTCATCGGCGTCGCCCAGACGCGCACCACGGGACGCACCGGCGAACGCCTGCTCTACACCCTGCGCGTGAAGACCTACGCGCAGCTCCAGCGGCTCGGCCTGGACTACTACGAGCGCGAGCTGGGCGGCCGGATCATGACCCGGATGACGACCGACGTCGACGCGCTGTCCAACTTCCTGCAGACCGGCCTGATCACCGCGGTCGTCAGCCTGCTGACCGTGGTCGGCGTACTGGTCGCCCTGCTGGTCATCGACGCCGGACTGGCCGTCGTGCTGCTGTGCGCGCTGCCGCTGCTGATCGGCGGCACCGCGGTCTTCCGCCGCCGCTCGGTGCCCGCCTACCACGAGGCCAGGGAGCGCATCAGCGCCGTCAACGCCTGCCTCCAGGAGAACGTCACCGCCATCCGCGTCACCCAGGCCTTCCGCCGCGAGGACCGCAACGCCCGCGACTTCGCCGCGCTCGCCTGGGCCTTCCGCGACTCCCGGCTGCGCGCCCAGCGCTACATCGCCACCTTCTTCCCCTTCGTGGAACTGCTCGGCGTGCTGTCCACCGCCGCCGTCCTCGCCGTCGGCGCGGGCCAGGTCCGCTCCGGGGGCCTCACCGCCGGCACCCTGATCGCCTTCCTGCTCTACGTCGACCTGTTCTTCTCCCCGATCCAGCAGCTCTCCCAGGTCTTCGACGGCTACCAGCAGGCCGTGGTGGGCCTCGGCCGGCTGCGTACTCTGATGCGCACCCCCACCGGCACCCCGGCCGCCGCCGCCCCGCTGCCGGTCACCGCGCTGCGCGGCGAGATCGCCTTCGACCAGGTGTCCTTCGGCTACGCGGGCGGCGGCGGCCAGGAAGTGCTGCACGGCGTCTCGCTGCGGATCGCCCCCGGCGAGACGGTCGCCCTGGTCGGCGCCACCGGCGCCGGCAAGTCCACCGTGATGAAGCTCATCGCCCGCTTCTACGACCCCACCTCCGGCGCGGTCCTGATCGACGGCCACGACCTGCGCGACCTGGACCTCGCGGCATTCCGCGCCAGACTCGGCGTGGTGCCGCAGGAGGCGCACCTCTTCAGCGGCACCGTCAGGGACGCCATCGCCTACGGCCGCCCCGGCGCCTCCGACGCCGAGGTGGAGGCCGCCGCCCGCGCGGTCGGCGCCCACGACATGGTCGCCGCGCTGCCGCTCGGCTACCTCCAGCCGGTCGGCGAGCGCGGCAGGAACCTGTCCGCGGGCCAGCGCCAGCTGCTCGCACTGGCCCGCGCCGAACTGGTCGACCCCGACATCCTGCTGCTCGACGAGGCCACCGCCTCACTCGACCTGGCCACCGAGAGCCGGGTCGCCGCCGCCACCGAAGCGCTGACCCGGCGGCGTACGACCCTGGTGGTCGCCCACCGGCTGACCACCGCCGCCCGCGCCGACCGGGTCGTGGTCATCGACCGCGGCACCGTGGTCGAAACCGGCACGCACACCGCGCTGCTGGCCGCGCAGGGCCCCTACCGCATGCTCTGGGACGCCTTCCGGCAGACCGGCGCGTCGGCCACCGTCGACCAGCTGGCCCCCGCCGCGGCGCCCCACTGCGACCCCACCCCCGACCATCTCGTCAACGGGAGAGCACGATGA
- a CDS encoding aldo/keto reductase: protein MTQYRPFGRTGVQVSPLCLGTMMFGPRGNPDHADAVRIIHHALDSGINFVDTADAYSAGESETIVGKALAGGRRDNVVLATKFHASLGSDPNEQGNSRRWIVREVENSLRRLGTDWIDLYQVHRPEPDTDFDETLGALTDLVRQGKIRYIGTSTFEPSAIVEGQWLAERRGRERVVAEQPPYSLLARGIEREMLPVAQRYGLAVLSWSPLAGGWLSGHYRKGVAQPASSRADRQPGRFDITASENAAKLAAADALGELAEEAGLTLVQLALAFVLQHPAITSAIIGPRTFAQLESQLGADKVTLDREVLDRIDAIVPPGTNLSPRDAGYTPPSLTDPSTRRRT, encoded by the coding sequence ATGACGCAGTACCGCCCCTTCGGACGCACCGGTGTCCAGGTCAGCCCGCTGTGCCTGGGCACCATGATGTTCGGCCCCCGGGGCAACCCGGACCACGCCGACGCGGTCCGGATCATCCACCACGCCCTCGACTCCGGCATCAACTTCGTGGACACCGCCGACGCGTACTCCGCCGGCGAGTCCGAGACCATCGTCGGCAAAGCCCTCGCCGGCGGCCGCAGGGACAACGTCGTGCTGGCCACGAAATTCCACGCCAGCCTCGGCTCCGACCCCAACGAGCAGGGCAACTCGCGCCGCTGGATCGTCCGCGAGGTCGAGAACAGCCTGCGCAGGCTCGGCACCGACTGGATCGACCTCTACCAGGTGCACAGGCCCGAGCCCGACACCGACTTCGACGAGACGCTCGGCGCGCTGACCGACCTCGTCCGCCAGGGCAAGATCCGCTACATCGGCACCTCGACGTTCGAGCCGTCGGCCATCGTGGAGGGCCAGTGGCTCGCCGAACGCCGCGGGCGCGAGCGGGTGGTGGCCGAGCAGCCCCCCTACTCGCTGCTGGCCCGCGGCATCGAACGCGAGATGCTGCCGGTCGCCCAGCGCTACGGCCTCGCGGTGCTCTCCTGGAGCCCGCTCGCCGGCGGCTGGCTCTCCGGCCACTACCGCAAGGGCGTCGCGCAGCCGGCCTCCAGCCGGGCCGACCGCCAGCCCGGCCGCTTCGACATCACGGCGAGCGAGAACGCCGCGAAGCTCGCTGCCGCGGACGCGCTGGGGGAGCTGGCCGAGGAGGCCGGGCTCACCCTCGTGCAGCTGGCGCTGGCCTTCGTGCTGCAGCACCCCGCCATCACCTCGGCCATCATCGGGCCGCGGACCTTCGCGCAACTGGAGAGCCAGCTGGGGGCGGACAAGGTCACTCTCGACCGGGAGGTGCTCGATCGCATCGATGCCATCGTGCCGCCAGGTACGAACCTGTCGCCCCGCGACGCCGGTTACACCCCGCCGTCCCTGACGGACCCGTCCACCCGCCGCCGCACCTGA
- a CDS encoding NADP-dependent oxidoreductase — MPTAYLHTAFGGPETETFADLPWPVPGPGQLLIAVRAAGVNPVDWKRRGGYQRAGSTPNALPSVFGSEAAGVVEEIGPGVEGFAVGDEVFGGTDTGGYAELTLLPAAGAAHKPAALSWTDAATLPVAAATAYDALVQLALPAGATLLVNGVGGGVGVAAAQIARRSGLTVIGTAGAAKRSFAESLGAVHVASGEGVADRVRAAAPGGVDGILDLVGGASLRELADLLADRSRLVSGADKALAAELGGGAIVRARTGAVLSAVAALVVEGALDPYVTRTYPLAEAPSALRAVEDGHTRGKIVLTMTP, encoded by the coding sequence ATGCCCACCGCCTACCTCCACACCGCCTTCGGCGGCCCCGAGACCGAGACCTTCGCCGACCTGCCGTGGCCGGTGCCGGGGCCCGGCCAGCTGCTGATCGCGGTACGGGCCGCGGGCGTCAACCCCGTCGACTGGAAGCGGCGCGGCGGCTACCAGCGGGCCGGCTCCACGCCGAACGCGCTGCCGTCGGTCTTCGGCAGCGAGGCCGCCGGCGTGGTCGAGGAGATCGGCCCCGGCGTCGAGGGCTTCGCCGTCGGCGACGAGGTCTTCGGCGGCACGGACACCGGCGGCTATGCCGAGCTGACCCTGCTGCCCGCGGCCGGCGCCGCGCACAAGCCGGCCGCCCTGTCCTGGACCGACGCGGCCACCCTGCCGGTCGCGGCCGCCACCGCCTACGACGCCCTCGTCCAACTCGCCCTGCCCGCCGGCGCGACACTGCTCGTCAACGGCGTCGGCGGGGGTGTCGGTGTCGCCGCGGCCCAGATCGCCCGGCGCTCCGGGCTGACCGTCATCGGCACGGCCGGCGCCGCGAAGCGGTCCTTCGCGGAATCCCTGGGGGCGGTCCACGTCGCCTCGGGCGAGGGCGTCGCGGACCGCGTCCGCGCGGCCGCCCCCGGCGGGGTCGACGGCATCCTCGACCTGGTCGGCGGTGCGTCGCTGCGCGAGCTGGCCGATCTGCTCGCGGACCGCTCGCGCCTCGTCAGCGGTGCGGACAAGGCGCTGGCCGCGGAGCTCGGGGGCGGCGCGATCGTTCGCGCCCGCACCGGTGCGGTGCTTTCCGCGGTGGCCGCGCTCGTCGTCGAGGGCGCCCTCGACCCGTACGTGACCCGTACCTACCCTCTCGCCGAGGCGCCCAGTGCGCTCCGCGCGGTGGAGGACGGCCACACCCGCGGCAAAATCGTCCTCACGATGACCCCGTAG
- a CDS encoding GNAT family N-acetyltransferase — protein sequence MSTSLESSQPPPHPGTAEPHVLDNAVWSALNGPHRHLAEATGSAARYRTDVSPFVAIADPAEPQAWADLADLAGPGSSVALTGVPSLPADWSTGQSAPGVQLVAAAVHARTDPEAVALGPSDVPEMLELVERAKPGPFLPATIAMGAYYGIRRGGRLVAMAGERLRPPGWTEISAVCTDEEHRGQGLATRLVLHTAAGIGARGDTPFLHAAAVNTGAIRLYETLGFTLRRSVHFHFLQVPGDR from the coding sequence ATGTCGACCAGCCTTGAGTCCTCCCAGCCGCCGCCGCACCCCGGCACCGCGGAACCGCACGTGCTGGACAACGCCGTATGGTCCGCGCTGAACGGCCCGCACCGGCACCTCGCCGAGGCCACCGGATCCGCCGCCCGCTACCGGACCGACGTGTCGCCCTTCGTGGCCATCGCGGACCCCGCGGAGCCGCAGGCCTGGGCTGACCTGGCCGACCTCGCGGGACCCGGCAGTTCCGTCGCGCTCACCGGAGTGCCCTCGCTGCCCGCCGACTGGTCGACCGGCCAGTCCGCGCCGGGCGTGCAACTGGTGGCGGCCGCGGTCCACGCCCGCACCGACCCCGAGGCCGTGGCGCTGGGACCGTCCGACGTCCCGGAGATGCTGGAGCTGGTCGAGCGTGCCAAGCCCGGCCCCTTCCTGCCCGCCACGATCGCGATGGGCGCGTATTACGGCATCCGCCGCGGCGGCCGGCTGGTCGCGATGGCCGGGGAGCGGCTGCGGCCCCCCGGCTGGACCGAGATCAGCGCGGTGTGCACCGACGAGGAGCACCGCGGCCAGGGGCTCGCCACCCGGCTGGTGCTGCACACCGCGGCCGGGATCGGCGCCCGCGGCGACACGCCGTTCCTGCACGCGGCCGCGGTCAACACCGGTGCGATCCGGCTCTACGAGACGCTCGGCTTCACGCTGCGGCGCAGCGTCCACTTCCACTTCCTCCAGGTCCCCGGCGACCGCTGA
- a CDS encoding TetR family transcriptional regulator, which yields MNAKETPTAPEMGLRERKKLRTLQTIRREAYRLFAAQGYEATTVDQIADAAEVSPSTFFRYFPTKEDVVLDDEYDPALVQALRARPPGEPIIDSIRHALTDSLGRLIEADHDDLLLRTRLGFTDPAIRARSWDEMQRSQDVVAAVISERTGRDPDDLDVHCAAAALIAVSTAVVRHWVQRDGKVDLVALYDRQFALLAEGMRF from the coding sequence ATGAACGCCAAGGAGACCCCGACCGCGCCGGAGATGGGCCTGCGGGAGCGCAAGAAGCTGCGCACCCTGCAGACCATCAGGCGCGAGGCCTACCGCCTCTTCGCCGCCCAGGGCTACGAGGCCACCACCGTCGACCAGATCGCCGACGCGGCCGAGGTCTCCCCCAGCACCTTCTTCCGCTACTTCCCGACCAAGGAGGACGTGGTCCTCGACGACGAGTACGACCCCGCGCTCGTCCAGGCGCTGCGGGCCCGGCCGCCCGGCGAGCCGATCATCGACTCGATCCGGCACGCGCTGACCGACTCGCTCGGGCGGCTGATCGAGGCCGACCACGACGACCTGCTGCTGCGGACCAGGCTCGGCTTCACCGACCCGGCGATCAGGGCGCGCTCCTGGGACGAGATGCAGCGCAGCCAGGACGTGGTGGCCGCGGTGATCAGCGAGCGCACCGGCCGCGACCCCGACGACCTGGACGTGCACTGCGCCGCGGCCGCGCTCATCGCGGTGTCGACCGCGGTCGTACGCCACTGGGTGCAGCGGGACGGCAAGGTGGACCTGGTCGCGCTCTACGACCGGCAGTTCGCGCTGCTCGCCGAGGGCATGCGGTTCTGA
- a CDS encoding DHA2 family efflux MFS transporter permease subunit, whose protein sequence is MSVPAPAPPPLANSPRRWWALAALTLSVLIIALDGTVITVALPTLSGELGADSAQLQWINGGYLLALSVAMLPVGLLGDRHGHKRVLIGGIALFGLASLAGTQAGSPGQLIAVRTVLGLAAAMIMPVSMAVLPRVFGPAELPKAIGAWTAATAIGMPVGPLVGGWLLNHFWWGSVFLFNMPVVVLALIACVWLLPADRTRERGAAVPFDTVGTVLSAVGITALVYGTILVPDDGWGSPRVLGGVVGGALVLAVFAWWQRRHPHPLVDMRLFADPRFRWGTLTAVFVNFALMGIMFVVPQYLQEVLGHDALGTGLRILPLIGGLMAAATLGETLVPRLGARVVVSAGLLVFAAGTLVGAATGTGDGYAYAALWLTMTGFGFGLAVVPATSLVMASLPAEASGRGTSLLETVQQVGGVLGVAGLGSLLSAGYLARLDTGGLSDQAAAAAQDSVSGAGAVAARLRDPGLLASAHHAFVHGMSLALLVCAAIALVGAVLAALFLPARTGRAADGEAAPAAREVATSTAEHGQSLA, encoded by the coding sequence ATGTCCGTGCCCGCGCCCGCCCCTCCCCCGCTCGCGAACTCCCCGCGCCGCTGGTGGGCGCTGGCCGCCCTGACGCTGAGCGTGCTGATCATCGCCCTCGACGGCACCGTGATCACCGTGGCGCTGCCCACCCTGTCGGGAGAACTGGGCGCCGACAGCGCGCAGTTGCAGTGGATCAACGGCGGCTACCTGCTGGCGCTCTCGGTGGCGATGCTGCCCGTCGGGCTGCTCGGCGACCGCCACGGCCACAAGCGCGTCCTGATCGGCGGCATCGCGCTGTTCGGCCTGGCCTCGCTGGCCGGCACCCAGGCGGGCTCGCCGGGGCAGCTGATCGCCGTGCGGACCGTGCTGGGGTTGGCCGCGGCGATGATCATGCCGGTGTCGATGGCGGTGCTCCCCCGGGTCTTCGGCCCGGCCGAACTGCCCAAGGCGATCGGCGCCTGGACCGCGGCCACCGCGATCGGCATGCCGGTGGGCCCGCTGGTCGGCGGCTGGCTGCTCAACCACTTCTGGTGGGGCTCGGTCTTCCTCTTCAACATGCCGGTGGTGGTGCTCGCGCTGATCGCCTGCGTCTGGCTGCTGCCCGCCGACCGGACCCGGGAGCGCGGCGCCGCGGTGCCTTTCGACACCGTCGGCACCGTGCTCAGCGCCGTGGGCATCACCGCGCTCGTCTACGGCACGATCCTGGTCCCCGACGACGGCTGGGGCAGCCCCCGGGTGCTGGGCGGCGTCGTCGGCGGCGCGCTGGTGCTCGCGGTCTTCGCCTGGTGGCAGCGGCGCCATCCGCACCCGCTGGTGGACATGCGGCTGTTCGCCGACCCGCGCTTCCGCTGGGGCACGCTGACCGCCGTCTTCGTGAACTTCGCGCTGATGGGCATCATGTTCGTCGTCCCGCAGTATCTGCAGGAGGTGCTCGGGCACGACGCACTCGGCACGGGCCTGCGGATCCTGCCGCTGATCGGCGGGCTGATGGCCGCCGCCACGCTGGGCGAGACGCTGGTGCCGCGGCTGGGCGCACGGGTCGTGGTGTCCGCGGGGCTGCTGGTCTTCGCCGCGGGCACCCTGGTCGGCGCGGCCACCGGCACCGGCGACGGATACGCGTACGCCGCCCTCTGGCTGACCATGACGGGCTTCGGCTTCGGCCTCGCCGTGGTGCCCGCGACCAGCCTGGTGATGGCGTCGCTGCCCGCGGAGGCCTCCGGGCGGGGCACCAGCCTGCTGGAGACCGTGCAGCAGGTCGGCGGGGTGCTCGGCGTCGCGGGTCTCGGCAGTCTGCTGAGCGCCGGCTATCTGGCCCGGCTGGACACCGGAGGACTGTCCGATCAGGCCGCGGCCGCCGCACAGGACTCGGTGAGCGGTGCCGGCGCGGTGGCGGCGCGGCTGCGGGACCCCGGGCTGCTGGCCTCCGCGCACCACGCCTTCGTGCACGGCATGAGCCTGGCACTGCTGGTGTGCGCGGCGATCGCCCTGGTCGGTGCCGTGCTCGCCGCCCTCTTCCTGCCCGCCCGCACCGGAAGGGCCGCGGACGGCGAGGCGGCCCCCGCCGCGCGGGAGGTCGCGACATCCACCGCCGAGCACGGACAATCGCTGGCATGA